From the genome of Geobacter sp. SVR, one region includes:
- a CDS encoding chemotaxis protein CheW, which yields MANGQADSRQYLTFMLGEEVFALDIEKVREVIDYTTVTKVPQTPDFMRGVINLRGNVVPVVDLRLKFGMSMTEKTVNTCVIFTEVALGGETVLLGAMADSVREVLDLESEEIEPPPHFGARLSTEFIRGMGKHEDQFIIILDIDKIFATGELDLMADAA from the coding sequence ATGGCAAACGGACAGGCAGATTCCCGTCAGTATCTCACGTTCATGCTGGGCGAAGAGGTTTTCGCCCTGGACATCGAAAAAGTACGCGAGGTGATCGACTACACCACGGTGACCAAGGTCCCGCAGACCCCCGACTTCATGCGCGGGGTGATCAACCTGCGCGGAAACGTCGTGCCGGTGGTGGATCTACGGCTCAAGTTCGGGATGTCCATGACGGAAAAGACGGTCAATACCTGCGTGATATTCACCGAGGTGGCGCTGGGGGGCGAAACCGTGCTTCTGGGAGCCATGGCGGACTCGGTGCGGGAAGTGCTGGACCTCGAATCGGAGGAGATCGAGCCTCCGCCGCACTTCGGCGCCCGGCTGAGCACCGAGTTCATCCGCGGGATGGGCAAACACGAAGACCAGTTCATCATCATCCTCGACATAGACAAGATCTTCGCAACCGGTGAATTGGACCTCATGGCCGACGCCGCCTGA
- a CDS encoding autotransporter assembly complex family protein, which translates to MIWALLALAWPLSPCAAAEPVTVVVEGIEGDPLKNVTQAVTLPPGLVHDGSVDRLWLERFARQSEEKVRTALEPFGYYNARIGTRLETVAPGVYRLLVTIEPGEPVRVTAVQVTVQGAGRQEEQLQEQVRAFPLQEGDILLQPAYDHARDNLRARARELGYLDAEFSRHEIRVDPEAASARIELVLETGEQYRFDGVTISGAPDYPEPFLRRYLSFKTGETFSYAKLGETQLNFTNSERFKEVVIVPDKQQAEELKVPVRVQLKPAPRRSLRPGIGYGTDTGARFSIRYRDLNLFHLGHELNMQLYIAERLQGLASGYIMPDTRDMKSATSLQLNLQREEITTYFSRLGALELARHRSFGTGQLGTVYLRLQHEEFTIADQTSISRLVLPGLRFVENRYENLIRPTHGYRYGLEVRGTSHVFGSDTGFLQVIAEGSHLQPLPWRFSLYTRVNTGLTMLSGLSELPPSVRFFAGGDQSVRGYDYKSLGPRDANGNVVGGKNLMTGSIELERALFAKWGLSLFYDAGNAFNTFDEFKVFQGMGIGLHYYTPVGGLNLAVARQIGVEHPGYHIHFTVGFEL; encoded by the coding sequence ATGATCTGGGCCCTGCTGGCGCTGGCCTGGCCCCTTTCTCCCTGCGCGGCCGCAGAACCGGTCACCGTCGTGGTGGAGGGCATCGAAGGGGATCCCCTCAAAAACGTGACCCAAGCGGTTACCCTGCCGCCGGGACTGGTGCACGACGGCAGCGTGGACCGGCTCTGGCTGGAACGCTTCGCCCGCCAGTCGGAGGAAAAGGTCCGGACCGCGCTGGAACCCTTCGGCTATTACAATGCCCGCATCGGCACAAGGCTTGAAACCGTCGCCCCGGGCGTCTATCGCTTGCTGGTCACAATCGAGCCCGGCGAACCGGTGCGGGTGACCGCAGTGCAGGTGACGGTTCAGGGCGCTGGCCGGCAGGAGGAACAGCTGCAGGAACAGGTGCGCGCCTTCCCGCTGCAGGAAGGGGACATACTCCTGCAGCCTGCCTACGATCATGCCAGGGACAACCTCAGGGCCCGCGCCCGGGAGCTGGGCTACCTGGATGCCGAGTTCTCGCGGCACGAGATCCGCGTGGACCCCGAGGCAGCCAGCGCCAGGATCGAACTGGTCCTGGAAACCGGCGAGCAGTACCGTTTCGACGGGGTGACCATCAGCGGGGCCCCCGACTATCCCGAGCCCTTCCTGCGGCGCTACCTGTCCTTCAAGACCGGCGAAACCTTCTCCTACGCCAAGCTGGGTGAAACGCAGCTCAACTTCACCAACTCCGAACGCTTCAAGGAAGTCGTCATCGTCCCGGACAAACAGCAGGCCGAAGAGCTCAAGGTCCCGGTACGGGTCCAGCTGAAGCCGGCCCCGCGCAGAAGTCTGCGTCCCGGCATCGGATACGGCACCGACACCGGCGCCCGTTTTTCCATCCGCTACCGCGACCTGAACCTGTTCCACCTGGGGCATGAATTGAACATGCAGCTGTATATCGCCGAGCGCCTGCAGGGGCTGGCCAGCGGCTACATCATGCCGGACACCAGGGACATGAAGAGCGCCACCAGCCTGCAGTTGAACCTTCAGCGGGAGGAGATCACCACCTATTTCAGCCGGCTGGGAGCCCTGGAGCTGGCCCGGCACCGCAGCTTTGGCACAGGGCAGCTGGGCACGGTCTACCTGCGGCTGCAGCACGAGGAATTCACCATTGCGGATCAGACATCCATTTCGCGGCTGGTGCTGCCCGGCCTGCGCTTCGTGGAGAACCGCTACGAAAACCTGATTCGCCCCACCCATGGCTACCGTTACGGGCTCGAAGTGCGGGGCACCAGCCATGTGTTCGGTTCGGACACCGGCTTTCTGCAGGTGATTGCCGAAGGGAGCCACCTGCAGCCGTTGCCGTGGCGGTTCTCGCTGTACACCAGGGTCAACACGGGCCTCACCATGCTGAGCGGCCTGAGCGAACTGCCCCCCTCGGTCCGTTTTTTCGCCGGCGGCGACCAGAGCGTGCGCGGCTATGACTACAAATCCCTGGGCCCGCGCGATGCCAACGGCAATGTGGTGGGGGGCAAGAACCTGATGACCGGCAGCATCGAACTGGAGCGGGCGCTGTTCGCCAAGTGGGGGCTGTCGCTGTTTTACGATGCGGGCAACGCCTTCAACACCTTCGACGAGTTCAAGGTTTTCCAGGGGATGGGGATCGGCCTGCACTATTACACTCCGGTGGGGGGGCTGAATCTGGCCGTGGCCCGCCAGATCGGGGTGGAGCATCCCGGTTACCACATCCATTTCACGGTGGGGTTCGAGCTGTGA
- a CDS encoding response regulator transcription factor: MNCRIILADRHVMVRAGLRKILEASGISVIAEAYRGEEVVDLARRLKPDLVVTEVDLVGKSGIEATRDILSHKAGIKVLVLSAHAGARHRAEAIGAGAVGYLSKECSSEALVAAIAKAREVGRETASDDADGCDRGKRKIPGLTAREVQILRLLAEGKTTGEIASTSRISAKTVIAHRANIMKKLSITEIATLTKYAIREGFIPLMWSATVSLYDALSVSTPNPFT, translated from the coding sequence ATGAATTGCCGCATAATACTCGCGGACCGGCATGTCATGGTCAGGGCCGGCCTGCGAAAAATCCTGGAGGCATCGGGGATATCCGTCATTGCGGAAGCCTACAGGGGCGAAGAGGTGGTCGACCTTGCACGCAGGCTCAAGCCCGACCTGGTCGTGACCGAGGTGGACCTGGTCGGAAAGAGCGGAATAGAGGCGACCCGGGACATCCTGTCGCACAAGGCTGGGATCAAGGTTCTGGTGCTCTCGGCTCATGCGGGTGCCCGGCACAGGGCCGAGGCGATCGGAGCGGGCGCCGTGGGATACCTGTCCAAGGAATGTTCGTCGGAGGCGCTTGTGGCGGCCATAGCGAAAGCCCGCGAAGTGGGACGGGAGACAGCAAGCGACGACGCCGACGGATGCGATCGGGGCAAACGGAAAATACCGGGCCTCACGGCGCGCGAGGTTCAGATACTCCGGCTTCTGGCAGAGGGAAAAACGACGGGGGAGATCGCCTCGACCTCGCGCATCTCGGCCAAAACCGTGATAGCCCACCGGGCCAATATCATGAAAAAGCTTTCCATCACGGAAATAGCCACCTTGACGAAATACGCCATCAGGGAAGGTTTCATCCCGCTCATGTGGTCGGCGACCGTCTCTTTGTATGACGCACTGTCAGTCTCGACCCCCAATCCCTTCACATAA
- a CDS encoding response regulator transcription factor, whose amino-acid sequence MRVIIADDHRIVRDGIRQILEAEADITVVADADNGAAAVELAGSLAPDVIVMDMTMPGMNGIHATRKILEGPLKTRVLILSMHSDRRFVIQALQAGANGYILKDCPADELVRAVRTVADAELYFCREIIRIIVSDYMKRIAVEFRTYDLSPRELETLRLIANGRNTKEIAFEMGLNPKTVESHRRNIMNKLKLHTVAELTRFAVREGFTSLN is encoded by the coding sequence ATGAGGGTGATCATAGCCGACGACCACCGGATAGTGCGCGACGGGATCAGGCAGATCCTCGAAGCGGAGGCGGACATCACCGTGGTGGCGGATGCCGACAATGGCGCGGCCGCCGTGGAGCTGGCCGGTTCGCTGGCCCCGGATGTCATCGTGATGGACATGACCATGCCGGGCATGAACGGTATCCATGCCACGCGAAAGATCCTCGAAGGCCCCTTGAAAACGCGGGTACTGATCCTTTCGATGCATTCGGACCGCCGGTTCGTCATCCAGGCGCTGCAGGCGGGCGCCAACGGCTACATCCTCAAGGATTGCCCGGCCGATGAGCTGGTACGGGCGGTCCGGACGGTCGCGGACGCGGAATTGTACTTCTGCAGGGAGATCATCCGCATCATTGTCAGTGATTATATGAAGAGGATCGCAGTGGAGTTCCGCACTTACGATCTGTCGCCCAGGGAGCTGGAAACCCTGCGCCTGATCGCAAACGGCAGAAACACGAAGGAAATAGCTTTTGAAATGGGTCTCAATCCCAAAACCGTGGAGTCTCACCGCCGCAACATCATGAACAAGCTGAAGCTGCACACCGTCGCCGAACTCACCAGATTCGCGGTCCGGGAAGGTTTCACTTCCCTGAACTGA
- a CDS encoding translocation/assembly module TamB domain-containing protein, whose amino-acid sequence MKRTVAILLAVLLAALLVLAAALAWVAGTTAGTRWLLDTASRHAPLQIGEVRGRLADRLRLDRVKVSQAQQTVELESLELSWKPLLLLTGTVGIREISLKGLRIHALSPPSAQPLSLAWPRMPVRASLLDVSIARLSIDHLSYRRREDKPQELGPLTAAVEWHDGQLSLRDLDLATPTGRIAGSLDAGFRLPSLASNLTVTMPQPLAGMQHFSLTTRLFPAKSPEQLAGAVALHGSGKTAGAAPRLELSGVLGVTRSGFNLRNLVLTRPGRSGRITADGSLDLAAREPRLTLQMRVADLNLAPEVNLPTDLTGHLNLSGSLDSYRGNFAFSNRDKGWRAITLAADYQGSRTAIKLTRLNGALLDGTLQGELEAGWSEGLALSGELHGRRLNPARITPQWQGSANFDLSGTLTRSRTGTLQGKIGAILLESRLHGQPLTGELQADLSGDNLRIGRLLLHGRGFDLEGSGQLDSRLNLSARISDLSRLLPGTAGELQATGWLRRRQGQLAGALTARGRGLAGGGAGASSAAVEASIAEGAGHPLHLALNLAGVAYGSLRSDAVVLEGDGTLARHTLRATLRANGDEAHLGLSGGYAEGAWQGAITHLSGGDGIGPWSLAKPAPLTMTSDQVTLAPLVLAGAAGERIEVAGRLARQPLGGTLRAEWDRLNLARANAWLPDMKLSGTTGGTIRGELEAPDRLTLTGKATMQGTVAAQGRTLSVRQSELSLDSGRQGGRATMEVQLTDGTQVRGSFVSNAPLRPALPESGDFSAEWNLPDLSLLSAWVPAENLQGQLAGQIDGRLLPGRQVEMKGRASLTQARLGLKRPEGELDLTPLTAALSFDWRREKLTLNGQATTRGTVIAKGRKLTVQQAELSLDGGRQGMQAAVEVQLTDGSRVRTRFASTSPLRPTVPETGRFSAEWHLPDLSLLSPWLPAENLQGQLDGQIDGRLLPNRQFELKGRTGLSQARLTLKKPEGELNFNLRKAALTLDWHGQELKGDLDLALAEQGQARARLQLPLPARIPVAFDPKGELKGSITGKVQEKGVLTALFPGMLQESHGELTTDLRVGGTWEQPRFEGLLQLAGAGAYLPTAGIRLRDLQLTAHLEKDLIRIDTFRAASGPGHIEGSGLLRLKGWQPVSYSGRIDGENFQTVHFPEIEIQSTPKLTFEGTPEKLSVQGEVRLPVLRITAPPLQAPIGPSKDVIVVGRRPAPEKGLPLAVDARIRLVLGDRVLVKMSGIDAQLGGAMDLTMRGMDKITSSGEIRVVKGRYQTYGVTLDIVRGRLYYGGGPINQPTLDILALRTSGDVKAGVTIGGTLQAPVTKLYSEPPMPDVDILAYVVLGHPLGSSGEQAGLLAQAAGALLSAGQSASLQDQIKSRLGLSTLEIQSAPGATTGHMGYKPMTSTPPGTAPTVQPGGLSQTMVTIGKYLTPQIYVSYGRSLFTNNNLFLLRYDITRRWQIETQTGEASGLDVYYKIEFN is encoded by the coding sequence GTGAAGCGTACCGTTGCCATACTGCTGGCAGTTCTCCTTGCGGCTCTGCTGGTGCTGGCGGCAGCCCTGGCCTGGGTCGCCGGCACCACCGCCGGAACGCGCTGGCTGTTGGATACGGCTTCCCGCCACGCCCCGCTGCAGATCGGGGAGGTCCGGGGACGCCTGGCTGACCGGCTGCGTCTCGACCGGGTCAAGGTCTCACAGGCGCAGCAGACCGTGGAGCTGGAAAGTCTGGAACTGAGCTGGAAGCCGCTGCTCCTGCTGACCGGCACGGTCGGAATCCGAGAGATCTCCCTGAAGGGGCTGCGCATCCACGCTCTCTCCCCCCCCTCGGCGCAGCCCCTCTCCCTGGCCTGGCCCCGGATGCCGGTCCGGGCCTCCCTGCTGGATGTCTCCATTGCACGCCTGAGCATCGATCACCTGAGCTACCGCCGCAGGGAGGACAAGCCGCAGGAGTTGGGGCCCCTGACCGCGGCCGTGGAATGGCACGACGGGCAGCTTTCGCTGCGGGATCTGGATCTGGCCACCCCGACCGGCAGGATTGCCGGCAGCCTGGACGCCGGATTCCGGCTTCCCTCCCTGGCGAGCAACCTGACCGTCACCATGCCGCAACCGCTGGCAGGCATGCAGCACTTCAGCCTGACCACCCGGCTGTTTCCCGCCAAAAGCCCCGAACAGCTGGCAGGTGCCGTCGCCCTGCACGGCTCCGGAAAAACAGCCGGCGCGGCGCCGCGTCTGGAGCTGTCAGGGGTGCTGGGGGTGACCCGCAGCGGTTTCAATCTGCGCAACCTGGTCCTGACCAGGCCGGGGCGGAGCGGCCGGATCACTGCCGACGGTTCCCTCGATCTGGCGGCGCGGGAACCGCGGCTGACGCTGCAGATGCGGGTCGCGGACCTGAACCTGGCGCCTGAGGTGAACCTGCCGACCGATCTGACCGGTCACCTGAACCTGAGCGGCAGCCTGGACAGCTACCGCGGCAATTTCGCCTTCAGCAACCGGGACAAGGGCTGGCGGGCCATCACCCTGGCAGCCGACTACCAGGGCAGCCGCACCGCCATAAAACTGACCCGCCTGAACGGAGCGCTGCTGGACGGCACTCTGCAGGGGGAACTGGAGGCCGGGTGGAGCGAAGGACTGGCGCTGAGCGGAGAGCTGCACGGCAGACGCCTTAACCCGGCCCGGATCACACCCCAGTGGCAGGGCTCGGCCAACTTCGATCTGTCCGGCACGCTGACCCGCTCCCGCACCGGAACACTGCAGGGGAAGATCGGCGCTATCCTGCTGGAAAGCCGGCTGCACGGCCAGCCCCTGACCGGAGAGCTGCAGGCCGATCTTTCGGGCGACAACCTGCGGATCGGCCGGCTGCTCCTGCACGGCAGGGGCTTTGACCTGGAAGGATCGGGGCAGCTGGATTCGCGGCTCAACCTCTCCGCACGGATCAGCGATCTCTCCCGCCTGCTGCCGGGCACGGCCGGGGAACTGCAGGCCACCGGGTGGCTGCGCCGTCGACAGGGGCAGTTGGCTGGCGCCCTCACGGCCCGCGGACGCGGGCTGGCCGGTGGCGGCGCCGGCGCCTCCTCGGCAGCCGTGGAGGCCAGCATCGCGGAAGGTGCCGGTCATCCGCTGCACCTGGCCCTGAACCTGGCCGGGGTAGCGTATGGTTCCCTACGGAGCGACGCGGTCGTCCTGGAGGGGGATGGCACCCTTGCACGCCACACGCTCCGGGCCACCCTGCGCGCCAATGGGGACGAGGCGCATCTGGGGCTTTCCGGCGGATACGCCGAGGGCGCCTGGCAGGGGGCGATCACGCACCTGTCGGGGGGGGACGGCATCGGGCCCTGGTCACTGGCCAAGCCGGCGCCGCTGACAATGACGAGCGATCAGGTCACGCTGGCGCCGCTGGTCCTTGCCGGTGCGGCGGGCGAACGGATCGAGGTGGCCGGCCGGCTGGCGCGTCAACCTCTGGGGGGCACGCTGCGGGCCGAGTGGGACCGGCTGAACCTGGCACGGGCCAATGCCTGGCTGCCTGACATGAAGCTTTCAGGCACCACCGGCGGCACCATCAGGGGCGAACTGGAGGCACCGGATCGCCTGACCCTGACCGGCAAGGCCACCATGCAGGGCACGGTCGCCGCCCAGGGGCGCACGCTGTCGGTGCGGCAAAGCGAGCTGAGCCTGGATAGCGGACGGCAGGGGGGACGAGCGACCATGGAGGTGCAATTGACGGACGGCACCCAGGTACGGGGCAGCTTCGTTTCGAACGCCCCCCTTCGGCCGGCGCTGCCGGAATCAGGCGATTTTTCCGCGGAATGGAATCTGCCGGACCTGTCGCTCCTCAGCGCCTGGGTGCCGGCTGAAAACCTGCAGGGGCAACTGGCCGGGCAGATCGACGGCCGCCTCCTGCCGGGCCGGCAGGTTGAGATGAAGGGGCGCGCCTCCCTGACGCAGGCCAGACTCGGCCTGAAAAGGCCGGAGGGGGAGCTGGACCTGACCCCGCTCACGGCGGCGCTCTCCTTTGACTGGCGCCGGGAAAAACTGACACTGAACGGCCAGGCCACCACCCGGGGAACGGTCATTGCCAAGGGGCGGAAACTGACGGTGCAGCAGGCTGAGCTGAGCCTGGATGGCGGGCGGCAGGGCATGCAGGCAGCGGTGGAAGTGCAGCTGACGGACGGTTCCCGCGTGCGGACCCGCTTTGCTTCGACCTCCCCTCTCCGGCCGACCGTTCCCGAAACAGGCCGTTTTTCAGCCGAGTGGCACCTGCCGGACCTGTCGCTCCTCAGTCCCTGGCTGCCGGCTGAAAACCTGCAGGGGCAACTTGACGGGCAGATCGACGGCCGCCTCCTGCCGAACCGGCAGTTCGAGCTGAAGGGGCGCACTGGTTTGTCGCAGGCCAGACTCACGCTGAAAAAGCCGGAAGGGGAGCTGAACTTCAATCTGCGCAAGGCTGCGCTCACCCTTGACTGGCACGGGCAGGAGCTGAAGGGGGACCTGGATCTGGCCCTGGCCGAACAGGGCCAGGCCCGCGCCCGGCTCCAACTGCCGCTGCCGGCGCGCATTCCTGTGGCCTTCGATCCCAAAGGGGAACTCAAGGGGTCCATTACCGGCAAAGTGCAGGAAAAAGGGGTTCTGACAGCACTCTTTCCCGGCATGCTGCAGGAGAGCCACGGCGAGCTGACCACGGACCTGCGGGTGGGGGGCACGTGGGAGCAGCCGCGCTTCGAAGGGCTGCTGCAGCTGGCCGGTGCCGGAGCCTACCTGCCGACCGCCGGCATCCGCCTCAGGGATCTCCAGCTCACCGCGCATCTCGAAAAAGACCTGATCAGGATCGACACCTTCCGGGCCGCCTCCGGGCCCGGCCATATCGAAGGAAGCGGCCTGCTGCGCCTGAAGGGATGGCAGCCGGTGAGCTACAGCGGCCGCATCGACGGTGAGAACTTCCAGACGGTCCACTTCCCGGAGATCGAGATCCAGAGCACGCCCAAGCTCACCTTCGAAGGGACGCCGGAAAAGCTGTCCGTGCAGGGGGAGGTGCGTCTGCCGGTACTGCGCATCACCGCGCCGCCGTTGCAGGCCCCCATTGGGCCCAGCAAGGACGTGATCGTGGTGGGGCGCCGGCCCGCGCCGGAAAAGGGGCTCCCGCTGGCCGTGGACGCCCGCATCCGCCTGGTGCTGGGGGACCGGGTGCTGGTCAAGATGTCGGGGATCGATGCGCAGTTGGGAGGGGCCATGGACCTGACCATGCGGGGCATGGACAAGATCACCAGCAGCGGGGAGATCCGGGTGGTCAAGGGGCGCTACCAGACCTACGGGGTCACGCTGGACATCGTCCGCGGCCGTCTGTATTACGGAGGGGGCCCCATCAACCAGCCGACCCTGGACATCCTGGCCCTGCGCACGTCGGGTGACGTGAAGGCCGGCGTAACCATCGGCGGCACGCTCCAGGCGCCGGTAACCAAGCTCTATTCGGAGCCCCCCATGCCGGACGTGGATATCCTGGCCTATGTGGTGCTGGGGCATCCGCTGGGGAGCAGCGGTGAGCAGGCAGGCCTGCTGGCCCAGGCGGCCGGGGCGCTGCTCTCGGCCGGCCAGTCCGCCTCGCTGCAGGATCAGATCAAGAGCCGGCTGGGGCTGAGCACCCTGGAGATCCAGTCCGCACCCGGAGCGACAACCGGCCACATGGGCTACAAACCGATGACATCCACGCCCCCCGGCACCGCGCCGACTGTCCAGCCGGGAGGCCTGTCCCAGACCATGGTGACCATCGGCAAGTACCTGACCCCGCAGATCTACGTCAGCTACGGCCGTTCGCTCTTCACCAACAACAACCTGTTCCTGCTGCGCTACGACATCACCCGGCGCTGGCAGATCGAAACCCAGACCGGCGAGGCCAGCGGTCTCGACGTGTATTACAAGATCGAGTTCAATTGA
- a CDS encoding PAS domain S-box protein has product MVQDISSNHCHLERHNEFERFFGLIGDPACIASTEGYFLKVNPAWETTLGYSMDELSGVRFETFIHPDDRETSRKGLTLQRAGTATTNFINRFRHKNGSYRWFEWNTTPAADEKLLFATARDITERRLVEFEREITIAFLSLVNTSKNLTELLTGAAAFFRKQSGCRAIGVRTVEGDRFPFTTLIGPDESFRICRLEDGAVKTCLCGTIASGSHDGTRPRFVGAGSFWTNSVPEPGSTACCPADETDGPIPECCQREGHRSMAIIPLRNRGACIGLLHISDRAAGRFSVELIGAWERIAGHLAIAMAKLSAKEQLHTSRELMQALYDSTPDIIFVIDADNRFITVNRAMAAFAGREAGDFPGKPLDFCFPAHPPLFLEENRQIMASGKMTTVTQQVASHTGDVLTFRTTKGPLYDSSGGITGLFGVARNITGAIRARETFSKYEEQLSSLAVQLCRVEEKERRRIASQLHDHIGQNLAFARMQLGRVDTEQPLPDCRKMLRSVAALLDEAIRQVRTLTFELIPPLLHEVGLGAALEWLGEHFRERHQAQISVSRNDDLQDLCEEARGTLFQAARELLTNVIKHADAKEASVTIVRGTEGLVLSVADRGAGFDADAEKKRPGGNGFGLFNIQQRIMHLGGTVAIRSAPGAGTTVTITVPLPDPETEEGRTDR; this is encoded by the coding sequence ATGGTACAGGACATATCTTCAAACCATTGCCACCTGGAGCGGCACAACGAGTTCGAACGATTCTTCGGCCTGATCGGCGATCCGGCATGCATTGCCTCGACCGAAGGGTATTTCCTCAAGGTAAACCCCGCCTGGGAAACCACCCTGGGTTACAGCATGGACGAACTCAGCGGGGTACGGTTCGAGACGTTCATTCACCCTGATGACCGGGAAACCTCAAGGAAGGGGCTCACGCTGCAGCGCGCCGGCACCGCCACGACCAACTTCATCAACCGGTTCCGCCACAAAAACGGCTCCTACCGCTGGTTCGAATGGAATACGACTCCGGCTGCGGATGAAAAACTGCTGTTCGCCACTGCCCGGGACATTACCGAACGGAGACTGGTCGAATTCGAGCGCGAAATCACCATCGCCTTTCTCAGCCTTGTCAACACCAGCAAAAACCTGACGGAACTCCTCACCGGCGCGGCAGCCTTTTTCCGGAAGCAATCCGGCTGCAGGGCCATCGGGGTCCGGACCGTGGAAGGGGACCGGTTCCCCTTTACCACGCTGATCGGCCCCGACGAAAGTTTCCGGATATGCCGCCTCGAGGACGGCGCCGTGAAAACGTGCCTGTGCGGCACCATCGCCAGTGGCAGCCATGACGGCACAAGGCCGCGCTTTGTCGGGGCAGGATCATTCTGGACCAACAGCGTGCCCGAACCGGGGAGTACCGCCTGCTGCCCGGCCGATGAAACCGACGGGCCGATTCCGGAATGCTGCCAACGGGAGGGGCACCGGTCCATGGCGATTATCCCCCTGCGGAACAGGGGGGCCTGCATTGGGTTGCTCCACATAAGCGACCGCGCAGCCGGAAGATTCTCCGTGGAGCTGATCGGCGCCTGGGAACGCATTGCCGGGCATCTGGCCATCGCCATGGCAAAGCTGTCGGCAAAAGAACAGCTGCACACAAGCCGGGAGCTGATGCAGGCGCTCTATGACTCGACTCCGGACATCATATTCGTCATCGACGCCGATAACCGTTTCATTACGGTGAACAGAGCCATGGCAGCCTTTGCCGGCCGGGAGGCGGGCGATTTCCCGGGCAAACCGCTCGATTTCTGTTTTCCGGCGCATCCACCCCTGTTTCTGGAAGAGAACAGGCAGATCATGGCTTCCGGGAAGATGACCACCGTTACCCAGCAGGTGGCAAGCCATACCGGCGACGTGCTGACGTTCCGCACGACCAAGGGCCCGCTCTACGATTCCAGCGGCGGCATAACCGGACTCTTTGGCGTGGCACGGAACATCACGGGAGCGATCCGGGCCAGGGAGACGTTCTCGAAGTATGAGGAGCAACTGTCCTCCCTTGCCGTCCAACTCTGCCGCGTCGAGGAGAAAGAGCGGAGACGGATAGCCTCCCAGCTCCATGACCACATAGGGCAGAACCTGGCCTTTGCCCGGATGCAGCTCGGACGGGTGGACACGGAGCAACCGCTGCCGGATTGCAGAAAAATGCTGCGGTCGGTCGCGGCATTGCTTGACGAGGCGATCCGGCAGGTCCGCACCCTGACATTCGAACTGATTCCGCCGTTGCTGCACGAAGTCGGTCTCGGGGCCGCCCTCGAGTGGCTGGGTGAGCATTTCAGGGAAAGACACCAGGCGCAAATCAGCGTCTCCCGGAACGACGATCTGCAGGACCTGTGCGAGGAGGCCAGGGGAACCCTGTTCCAGGCGGCACGGGAACTGCTGACGAACGTGATCAAGCACGCGGATGCGAAAGAGGCGTCCGTTACGATAGTCAGGGGCACAGAGGGCCTGGTTCTCAGCGTAGCCGACCGCGGAGCCGGTTTCGACGCCGATGCGGAAAAAAAGAGGCCGGGCGGGAACGGGTTCGGGCTGTTCAACATTCAGCAGCGGATAATGCACCTGGGCGGAACGGTCGCCATACGGTCCGCGCCGGGAGCAGGGACCACGGTAACGATCACCGTGCCGCTCCCGGACCCGGAAACGGAAGAAGGGCGGACGGACCGATGA